A region of Bacillus cabrialesii DNA encodes the following proteins:
- the ykuV gene encoding thiol-disulfide oxidoreductase YkuV, giving the protein MKLRQPMPELTGETAWFNGEVTREQLIGEKPTLIHFWSISCHLCKEAMPQVNEFRDKYQDKLNVVAVHMPRSEDDLDLGKIKEIAAEHDITQPIFVDNDHALTDAFENEYVPAYYVFDQTGQLRHFQAGGSGMKMLEKRVNRVLGETEQASE; this is encoded by the coding sequence ATGAAATTACGTCAGCCGATGCCTGAATTGACTGGGGAAACAGCCTGGTTCAACGGTGAAGTTACGAGAGAGCAATTGATCGGGGAAAAACCGACACTTATTCATTTCTGGTCCATCAGCTGCCATCTGTGCAAAGAAGCGATGCCGCAAGTGAATGAATTTCGAGATAAATATCAAGATAAACTGAACGTTGTAGCTGTGCATATGCCTCGTTCCGAAGATGATCTTGACCTCGGCAAAATTAAAGAGATAGCTGCTGAACATGACATCACTCAGCCGATTTTTGTCGACAATGATCATGCTTTAACCGATGCATTTGAAAATGAATATGTGCCTGCATATTATGTGTTTGATCAAACAGGACAGCTCCGTCACTTCCAAGCTGGCGGGAGCGGTATGAAAATGCTTGAAAAACGTGTGAATCGCGTTCTGGGTGAAACAGAACAGGCATCTGAATAG
- the cbpB gene encoding cyclic-di-AMP-binding protein CbpB — translation MISLQSDQLLEATVGQFMIEADKVAHVQVGNNLEHALLVLTKTGYTAIPVLDPSYRLHGLIGTNMIMNSIFGLERIEFEKLDQITVQEVMLTDIPRLHINDPIMKGFGMVINNGFVCVENDEQVFEGIFTRRVVLKELNKHIRSLNK, via the coding sequence ATGATAAGCTTACAATCAGACCAGCTTCTTGAGGCAACAGTCGGACAATTTATGATTGAGGCGGACAAAGTAGCGCACGTTCAAGTCGGCAACAACCTTGAGCACGCATTATTGGTGCTGACAAAAACCGGTTACACAGCCATCCCGGTTCTTGATCCTTCCTATCGTTTACATGGTTTGATCGGCACAAATATGATCATGAACAGCATTTTCGGGCTTGAACGAATTGAGTTTGAAAAGCTTGACCAAATTACTGTTCAGGAAGTCATGCTGACCGATATTCCGCGCCTTCATATAAATGATCCGATTATGAAAGGATTTGGCATGGTCATTAATAACGGTTTTGTCTGTGTTGAAAATGATGAGCAAGTGTTTGAAGGGATTTTTACAAGAAGAGTGGTTTTAAAGGAATTGAATAAGCATATACGCTCATTGAATAAGTAG
- a CDS encoding flavodoxin gives MGKILLVYATMSGNTEAMADLIEKGLQEAEAEADRFEAMDIDDAQLFNEYDHIIMGTYTWGDGDLPDEFLDLAEDMDEIDFSGKTCAVFGSGDTAYEFFCGAVDTLEAKIKERGGDIVLPSVKIENNPEGEEEEELMEFGRQFAKKSGCAV, from the coding sequence TTGGGGAAGATTTTGCTCGTTTATGCAACAATGTCAGGCAACACTGAAGCAATGGCAGATTTGATTGAGAAAGGGCTTCAGGAGGCGGAAGCGGAAGCAGACCGTTTCGAAGCGATGGATATTGATGATGCACAGCTGTTTAACGAATATGATCATATTATTATGGGAACCTATACGTGGGGAGACGGAGATCTGCCCGATGAATTTTTAGACCTTGCTGAAGATATGGATGAAATTGATTTTTCCGGGAAAACATGCGCCGTATTCGGTTCCGGTGATACAGCATATGAATTTTTCTGCGGAGCAGTTGATACACTCGAAGCAAAAATAAAAGAACGCGGAGGCGACATTGTGCTGCCTTCAGTAAAAATTGAAAATAATCCAGAAGGTGAAGAAGAGGAAGAATTAATGGAGTTCGGGAGACAATTCGCAAAGAAAAGCGGATGCGCTGTCTGA
- a CDS encoding ribonuclease H-like YkuK family protein, whose protein sequence is MADSFLFYNLSEAQMTFQDVMERLKAFVRKDPRSSYVLSIGTDSQVYRDYTKFITALHLHRTGKGAWGCLKNHTVDRPIHSLREKISLETAYSQETAAHILDGHLMDITDLLLPFTGEGADLTFEVHLDIGKKGLTKDLIQEMTGRITSMGIEAKIKPDSYTAFSYANRFTK, encoded by the coding sequence ATGGCTGATTCTTTTCTGTTTTATAATCTTTCAGAAGCACAGATGACCTTTCAAGACGTAATGGAACGGCTTAAAGCCTTTGTTCGAAAGGATCCCCGTTCTTCCTATGTGTTATCGATCGGTACCGATTCACAGGTCTACCGCGATTACACAAAGTTTATTACCGCATTGCATTTGCATCGTACAGGCAAGGGAGCTTGGGGCTGTTTGAAAAATCATACAGTCGACAGACCCATACATAGCCTTCGGGAGAAGATTTCGTTAGAAACGGCGTACAGCCAAGAAACGGCCGCTCATATTCTTGATGGACACTTAATGGATATTACCGATCTGCTCCTGCCTTTTACCGGTGAGGGGGCGGATCTTACCTTTGAAGTTCACTTGGATATTGGGAAAAAAGGGCTGACAAAAGATCTGATTCAAGAAATGACAGGACGCATCACTTCCATGGGGATTGAGGCGAAAATAAAACCAGATTCATACACTGCCTTCAGCTATGCAAATCGTTTCACAAAATAA
- the ahpA gene encoding biofilm-specific peroxidase AhpA — MPERMVGKQAPRFEMEAVLASKEFGKVSLEENMKSDKWTVLFFYPMDFTFVCPTEITAMSDRYDEFEDLDAEVIGVSTDTIHTHLAWINTDRKENGLGQLKYPLAADTNHEVSREYGVLIEEEGVALRGLFIINPEGELQYQTVFHNNIGRDVDETLRVLQALQTGGLCPANWKPGQKTL, encoded by the coding sequence ATGCCAGAACGTATGGTAGGTAAACAAGCTCCTCGTTTTGAAATGGAAGCAGTCCTTGCAAGTAAAGAATTTGGCAAAGTAAGTCTTGAGGAAAACATGAAAAGTGATAAATGGACAGTGCTGTTTTTCTATCCAATGGACTTCACTTTTGTTTGTCCGACGGAAATCACAGCAATGTCTGACCGCTATGACGAATTCGAAGATCTTGATGCTGAAGTCATCGGGGTTTCAACTGATACAATCCATACTCATTTGGCGTGGATTAATACAGACCGCAAAGAAAACGGCCTTGGCCAGCTGAAATATCCGCTTGCTGCTGATACAAACCACGAGGTATCCCGTGAATATGGTGTTTTAATCGAAGAAGAAGGTGTGGCCCTGCGCGGATTGTTTATTATTAATCCTGAAGGCGAGCTCCAATATCAAACTGTTTTCCATAACAACATTGGCCGTGACGTTGATGAAACGCTTCGTGTTCTTCAAGCGCTTCAAACTGGGGGACTCTGCCCGGCCAACTGGAAACCAGGCCAAAAAACACTTTAA
- the mscT gene encoding small-conductance mechanosensitive channel protein MscT gives MDFIKQYDWAGLITNAGVLLIKLIIMILLYFIVRSLGMKIIKHLFAKFEEQNSLSIGRAHTLRSLTLNIFAYILIFIFFVMILDLFHYDPSALLAGAGIVGLAVGFGAQGLVSDIVTGFFILLEKQLDVGDYITVSTFDGIVEQVGLRTTQIRSFDGTLHYIPNRNITNVSNHSRGTMQALVDIKVPAERNIDEMIHILQQVCDETAAALPQIKEGPNVIGIQELGTSEIVIRVIAKTENMEQWRVERVLRKEIKTALDRAFPKETE, from the coding sequence ATGGATTTTATTAAACAATACGATTGGGCGGGACTGATTACAAATGCCGGTGTTCTGCTCATTAAACTCATCATTATGATATTGCTCTATTTTATTGTTCGATCATTAGGCATGAAAATCATTAAACATCTGTTTGCAAAATTCGAGGAGCAAAACAGCTTGTCTATCGGACGTGCACATACGCTCCGAAGCCTGACTCTTAATATATTTGCTTACATATTAATTTTTATATTCTTCGTCATGATTCTGGATTTGTTTCATTACGATCCAAGCGCTCTTTTAGCGGGAGCAGGAATCGTCGGACTGGCTGTCGGATTTGGCGCCCAAGGGCTTGTCAGCGACATCGTGACAGGTTTTTTTATTTTGCTTGAAAAACAATTGGATGTGGGAGATTATATTACCGTTTCCACCTTTGACGGAATTGTTGAGCAGGTTGGTTTAAGAACAACTCAAATCCGCAGCTTCGATGGGACACTGCATTACATCCCCAACAGAAACATTACAAACGTGAGCAATCATTCCCGGGGAACAATGCAGGCACTTGTTGACATTAAAGTGCCGGCTGAAAGAAACATTGATGAAATGATTCACATTTTACAGCAAGTATGTGATGAAACGGCAGCCGCTCTCCCTCAAATAAAAGAAGGCCCTAATGTCATTGGGATTCAAGAACTGGGGACTTCTGAAATTGTGATCAGAGTCATCGCCAAAACAGAAAATATGGAACAGTGGCGAGTGGAGCGAGTGCTTAGAAAGGAAATAAAAACCGCGCTTGACCGAGCTTTTCCGAAAGAAACAGAATAA
- the abbA gene encoding AbrB antirepressor AbbA, whose translation MRMSLIGERFTEEEQKLLLNILINHEYAIELLSSEINDIETGTKNVDGTTYKKLVTLYDRFRFEN comes from the coding sequence TTGCGAATGAGTCTTATCGGTGAACGATTTACAGAAGAAGAACAAAAACTTCTGCTGAATATCCTGATCAACCATGAATATGCCATCGAGCTATTAAGCAGTGAGATCAACGATATAGAGACAGGAACCAAAAACGTTGACGGAACCACCTACAAAAAACTTGTAACGCTTTACGACCGATTTCGATTTGAAAATTAA
- a CDS encoding flavodoxin, whose amino-acid sequence MAKALITYASMSGNTEDIAVIIRDTLQENELDIDCIEIDDVDVTALTSYDYVLIGSYTWGDGDLPYEAEDFFEEVKQLQLNGLKTACFGSGDYSYPKFCEAVNLFSSMLQEAGAAVYQETLKIELAPETDEDVESCRAFAKGFLAWADYMNKEKSHVS is encoded by the coding sequence ATGGCTAAAGCCTTGATTACATATGCCAGCATGTCAGGAAATACAGAAGACATTGCTGTGATTATAAGAGATACACTTCAAGAAAATGAGTTGGACATTGACTGTATCGAGATAGATGATGTAGATGTAACTGCTTTGACATCCTACGATTATGTGCTGATTGGCTCCTATACATGGGGCGATGGCGATTTGCCTTACGAAGCGGAAGATTTTTTTGAAGAGGTCAAACAGCTTCAGCTTAATGGCTTAAAAACAGCCTGCTTCGGCTCTGGAGATTATTCATATCCAAAGTTTTGTGAAGCGGTCAATTTGTTCAGTTCCATGCTGCAAGAGGCGGGAGCCGCTGTTTACCAGGAAACATTGAAAATCGAACTTGCACCTGAAACAGATGAAGATGTGGAAAGCTGCCGGGCGTTTGCGAAAGGTTTTCTTGCTTGGGCTGATTATATGAATAAGGAAAAAAGCCATGTTTCATAA
- a CDS encoding YkuJ family protein translates to MSQLMGIITRLQSLQETAEAANEPMQRYFEVNGEKICSVKYFEKNQTFELTVFQKGEKPNTYPFDNIDMVSIEIFELLQ, encoded by the coding sequence ATGTCACAATTAATGGGTATCATCACACGGCTGCAAAGTCTGCAAGAAACGGCGGAAGCGGCTAACGAGCCAATGCAGCGTTATTTCGAAGTAAATGGTGAGAAAATATGCAGTGTTAAATATTTCGAAAAAAATCAAACGTTTGAACTGACGGTTTTCCAAAAAGGTGAAAAACCTAACACATATCCGTTTGATAATATCGACATGGTTTCCATCGAAATCTTTGAACTTCTTCAGTAA
- a CDS encoding exo-alpha-sialidase, with translation MFHKGATAVTASAFSGYFVAVQREGIFHYSLEQGWRKLFRLKSKIHCISYIGPYLFGVGEKGTVIRSSDEGKTWTMSSFPTNATVWAITGRNDGFVCAHGKHCIYVSDDFGVSWRVAKPFAEFDHPPVIRSLCLHGDSLFIGTQIHEYFGGIWAYDFTRDTVQIVKKEENRMTASMLVFKENWLVAAMGSVKGKHGAVTVRNILTDEEFTIQSSMIRKEESFLDISEDDGIIYVTATQDENGYSRIYQADLEARALKWFDTIKGHGWRVANQKENFFCAGLYECKFVQPYEVSAMIH, from the coding sequence ATGTTTCATAAAGGAGCGACTGCTGTCACGGCATCTGCATTTTCTGGTTATTTTGTGGCGGTACAAAGAGAAGGCATTTTTCATTATTCCTTGGAGCAGGGCTGGAGAAAGCTTTTTCGTTTGAAAAGCAAAATACATTGCATCAGCTACATAGGGCCTTACTTATTTGGCGTTGGTGAAAAGGGAACGGTCATTCGTTCGTCTGACGAAGGGAAAACCTGGACGATGTCGAGCTTTCCGACAAATGCAACAGTGTGGGCGATTACCGGCCGAAACGACGGGTTTGTCTGCGCCCATGGCAAGCATTGCATTTATGTATCGGATGATTTCGGGGTTTCATGGCGCGTAGCCAAACCTTTTGCGGAATTTGATCACCCGCCTGTTATCCGTTCGTTGTGCCTGCATGGAGACAGTCTTTTCATCGGCACGCAAATACATGAATATTTTGGAGGCATTTGGGCTTACGACTTTACACGTGATACTGTCCAAATCGTTAAGAAAGAGGAAAACCGGATGACGGCATCCATGCTCGTGTTTAAAGAAAATTGGCTGGTGGCGGCGATGGGTTCTGTGAAAGGAAAGCACGGTGCTGTCACTGTACGGAATATTTTGACTGATGAAGAATTCACCATACAATCTAGCATGATCAGAAAAGAAGAATCATTTCTTGATATATCAGAGGATGATGGGATTATATATGTCACAGCAACACAAGATGAAAATGGGTATTCGAGAATTTACCAGGCCGATCTCGAAGCCCGGGCGTTAAAATGGTTCGATACCATTAAGGGGCATGGATGGAGAGTAGCCAATCAGAAAGAGAATTTCTTTTGTGCAGGCTTGTATGAATGTAAATTTGTCCAGCCGTATGAAGTTTCTGCAATGATCCATTAG
- a CDS encoding N-acetyldiaminopimelate deacetylase, whose product MKKEELIAIRRDLHRIPELGFQEFKTQQYLLNVLKQYPQDRIEIEKWRTGLFVKVNGTAPEKMLAYRADIDALSIEEQTGLPFASEHHGNMHACGHDLHMTIALGIIDHFVNHPVKHDLLFLFQPAEEGPGGAEPMLESDVLKKWQPDLITALHIAPELPVGTIATKSGLLFANTSELVIDLEGKGGHAAYPHLAEDMVVAASTLVTQLQTIISRNTDPLDSAVITVGTITGGSAQNIIAETAHLEGTIRTLSEESMKKVKERIEDLVKGIEIGFRCKGKVTYPSVYHQVYNTSGLTEEFMSFVAEHQLATVIEAKEAMTGEDFGYMLKKYPGFMFWLGADSEHGLHHAKLNPDENAIETAVNVMTGYFSVYAN is encoded by the coding sequence ATGAAGAAAGAGGAGCTCATCGCAATCCGCAGAGATTTGCACCGTATACCGGAGCTTGGATTTCAGGAGTTCAAAACCCAGCAGTATTTATTAAATGTCTTGAAACAATATCCGCAAGACAGAATTGAAATTGAGAAATGGCGAACAGGGCTTTTTGTAAAGGTGAACGGGACGGCACCGGAAAAAATGCTGGCATACAGAGCTGATATCGACGCGCTTTCTATTGAAGAGCAAACCGGTCTTCCATTCGCTTCAGAGCATCACGGCAACATGCACGCCTGCGGACACGATTTGCATATGACGATTGCACTCGGCATTATTGACCATTTTGTCAACCATCCGGTCAAACATGATTTGCTCTTTCTGTTTCAGCCGGCAGAGGAAGGACCTGGCGGTGCGGAACCAATGCTTGAGAGCGATGTATTAAAAAAGTGGCAGCCTGATTTGATCACTGCGCTGCATATTGCTCCAGAGCTGCCGGTAGGCACCATCGCGACAAAAAGCGGTCTTCTTTTTGCGAATACATCAGAGCTTGTCATCGATCTGGAAGGGAAAGGGGGGCATGCGGCCTATCCGCATTTGGCCGAGGATATGGTTGTAGCAGCAAGCACACTTGTCACCCAGCTGCAAACAATTATTTCAAGAAATACTGATCCTCTGGACAGCGCCGTTATAACAGTCGGTACAATTACAGGAGGCTCAGCGCAAAATATCATTGCGGAAACGGCCCATCTTGAAGGGACGATCCGTACGCTTTCTGAAGAATCGATGAAGAAGGTAAAGGAACGGATTGAAGATCTAGTGAAAGGAATCGAAATCGGGTTCCGCTGCAAAGGAAAGGTGACTTATCCCTCTGTGTATCACCAAGTTTACAATACAAGCGGATTGACAGAAGAATTTATGTCTTTTGTTGCTGAACATCAACTGGCGACAGTAATTGAAGCAAAAGAAGCAATGACCGGAGAGGATTTTGGCTACATGCTGAAAAAATATCCTGGCTTCATGTTCTGGCTCGGCGCTGATTCTGAACACGGGCTTCATCACGCTAAGCTGAATCCCGATGAAAATGCGATAGAAACAGCGGTTAATGTCATGACAGGTTATTTTTCTGTTTATGCCAATTAA
- the ccpC gene encoding transcriptional regulator CcpC — MQLQELHMLVVLAEELNMRKAAERLFVSQPALSQRLQTIEKAWGTKIFLRSQKGLTVTPAGEKIIQFANDVTLEQERIRENIDELEGEIHGTLKLAVASIIGQHWLPKVLKTYVEKYPNAKVSLITGWSSEMLKSLYEDQVHIGIIRGNPEWKGRKDYLMTDHLYLVDTEISCIEDIAHTERPFIQFKSDSTYFQEIQHWWHQKFKTSPKQTILVDQIETCKQMALHGIGYAILPSVTLQNEDKVNKMPLLDTKEHPIGRDTWLLGYEPAFELKQVQAFVQVIKDMLDQENPF; from the coding sequence ATGCAGCTTCAAGAGCTTCATATGCTCGTAGTTTTAGCTGAGGAGTTAAATATGAGAAAGGCGGCGGAACGGCTTTTTGTATCTCAGCCGGCTTTATCTCAGCGATTACAAACAATTGAAAAGGCGTGGGGCACAAAAATCTTTTTAAGATCCCAAAAAGGGTTAACGGTAACGCCGGCCGGTGAGAAAATCATTCAGTTTGCGAATGATGTAACGTTAGAGCAAGAAAGAATAAGAGAAAATATTGATGAGCTTGAAGGTGAGATTCACGGCACATTGAAGCTTGCCGTCGCCTCTATAATCGGTCAGCATTGGCTCCCAAAAGTCCTGAAGACGTATGTGGAAAAGTATCCGAATGCAAAGGTCTCTCTCATTACCGGCTGGAGCAGCGAAATGCTGAAAAGCTTATATGAAGATCAGGTTCATATCGGAATTATAAGAGGAAATCCTGAATGGAAGGGCCGTAAAGACTACTTAATGACAGATCATCTGTATTTAGTGGACACTGAAATTTCCTGCATCGAAGATATCGCCCATACAGAACGGCCGTTTATCCAGTTTAAAAGCGACAGCACTTATTTTCAGGAAATTCAGCACTGGTGGCATCAAAAATTTAAAACGTCGCCAAAACAGACGATATTGGTTGATCAGATTGAAACGTGCAAACAGATGGCGCTGCACGGAATCGGTTATGCCATTTTGCCGTCTGTTACTCTTCAGAATGAAGATAAAGTCAATAAAATGCCTTTATTAGACACGAAAGAGCATCCGATTGGAAGGGATACATGGCTATTAGGCTATGAACCTGCCTTTGAGCTGAAGCAAGTTCAAGCTTTTGTTCAAGTGATAAAGGATATGCTTGATCAGGAAAATCCATTTTAA
- the dapD gene encoding 2,3,4,5-tetrahydropyridine-2,6-dicarboxylate N-acetyltransferase: MKMMDANEIISFIQNSTKSTPVKVYVKGELEGINFGESAKAFINGNSGVVFGEWSEIQTAIEENQSKIEDYVVENDRRNSAIPMLDLKNIKARIEPGAIIRDQVEIGDNAVIMMGASINIGSVIGEGTMIDMNVVLGGRATVGKNCHIGAGSVLAGVIEPPSAKPVVIEDDVVIGANAVVLEGVTVGKGAVVAAGAIVVNDVEPYTVVAGTPAKKIKDIDEKTKGKTEIKQELRQL, from the coding sequence ATGAAAATGATGGACGCAAATGAAATTATTTCATTTATTCAAAATAGTACAAAATCTACACCTGTGAAAGTTTACGTGAAAGGTGAGCTCGAAGGAATCAATTTCGGCGAATCTGCGAAAGCTTTTATCAACGGAAACTCTGGAGTCGTTTTCGGCGAATGGAGCGAAATCCAAACAGCAATTGAAGAAAATCAAAGCAAAATCGAAGATTATGTGGTTGAAAATGACCGCCGTAATTCTGCGATCCCAATGCTTGACCTTAAAAATATTAAAGCGCGTATCGAGCCGGGCGCGATCATCCGCGACCAAGTTGAAATCGGTGATAACGCAGTCATCATGATGGGTGCTTCTATCAATATCGGTTCAGTCATCGGCGAAGGCACAATGATTGATATGAACGTTGTCCTTGGCGGACGAGCTACTGTAGGTAAAAACTGCCATATCGGTGCGGGTTCCGTACTTGCGGGCGTTATTGAGCCGCCATCCGCTAAACCGGTTGTCATTGAAGACGACGTTGTAATCGGCGCTAATGCTGTTGTGCTTGAAGGTGTAACAGTAGGTAAAGGAGCCGTTGTTGCTGCGGGCGCGATCGTAGTAAACGATGTTGAGCCATACACTGTCGTTGCAGGAACACCTGCTAAAAAAATCAAAGACATTGATGAGAAAACAAAAGGCAAAACCGAAATCAAGCAGGAATTACGCCAGCTGTAA
- a CDS encoding EAL domain-containing protein, producing the protein MLDPLDILTNIDDVLPYYQAIFSAEEQKIVGYEVLGRILADSEIQSLGPFFLDAGIPEEYKLEVDNRIIRQALDRFLEADSDLLIFMNQDANLLMLDHGESFLELLKEYEAKGIELHRFVLEITEHTFEGDIEQLYHMLAYYRTYGIKIAVDNIGKESSNLDRIALLSPDLLKIDLQALKVSQPSPSYEHVLHSISLLARKIGAALLYEDIEANFQLQYAWRNGGRYFQGYYLVSPSETFLERDVLKHRLKTEFHQFITHEKKKLETVYEHSEQFYKRVHQAVTSLRKNSLSSDDDFIKKLAEELTDCSFRIYMCDEEGDQLTGNVFKQDGEWIYQPEYAEKNWSWRPYFLENIMRMRNLRKGFFSDLYSDLETGEMIRTFSYPMEDQMYLFIDLPYSYLYEQDGLI; encoded by the coding sequence ATGTTGGATCCACTTGATATTTTAACGAACATTGATGATGTCCTTCCATATTACCAGGCGATTTTCAGTGCTGAGGAACAGAAAATTGTCGGATATGAGGTGCTTGGACGTATTTTGGCAGATTCAGAAATTCAAAGCCTCGGACCCTTCTTTTTAGACGCGGGGATACCCGAAGAATATAAACTAGAGGTTGATAACAGAATTATCCGCCAGGCTCTTGACCGTTTTTTAGAGGCCGATTCTGATCTGCTGATTTTTATGAATCAGGATGCCAATCTGCTGATGCTTGATCATGGCGAAAGCTTTCTGGAGCTTCTAAAAGAATATGAAGCAAAAGGAATCGAACTCCATCGGTTTGTGCTTGAAATTACGGAGCACACTTTTGAAGGGGATATTGAGCAGCTCTACCATATGCTTGCCTACTATCGTACATACGGAATAAAAATTGCAGTTGATAACATCGGAAAAGAAAGCAGCAACTTGGACAGAATCGCACTGCTCTCGCCAGATCTGTTAAAAATCGATTTGCAGGCGCTGAAAGTGTCACAGCCGTCACCGTCATACGAGCATGTGCTACACAGCATATCTTTATTGGCGAGAAAAATCGGGGCGGCCTTGCTGTATGAAGACATCGAGGCAAACTTCCAGCTTCAGTACGCTTGGAGAAACGGTGGCCGCTATTTTCAAGGCTATTACTTGGTGTCTCCGTCTGAAACGTTTCTAGAGAGAGATGTATTGAAACACAGGCTTAAAACTGAATTTCACCAATTTATCACACATGAGAAAAAGAAGCTTGAAACCGTCTATGAGCACTCTGAACAGTTTTACAAACGAGTCCATCAGGCTGTGACATCTTTGAGAAAAAACAGTCTGTCTTCTGATGATGACTTTATTAAAAAGCTGGCGGAAGAGCTGACAGATTGCAGCTTTAGAATTTACATGTGTGATGAGGAAGGCGATCAGCTGACGGGAAATGTGTTTAAACAAGATGGGGAATGGATTTACCAGCCGGAATACGCGGAAAAGAATTGGAGCTGGCGCCCTTATTTTCTGGAGAACATTATGAGAATGAGAAATCTCAGAAAAGGATTTTTCAGTGATTTGTACAGTGATTTGGAAACAGGTGAAATGATCAGAACGTTTTCGTATCCGATGGAGGACCAAATGTATTTATTTATAGACTTGCCTTATTCTTATTTATATGAGCAGGATGGACTGATTTAA
- a CDS encoding YkuS family protein, protein MAKKIGIEQSLSDVEAALKEKGYDVVMMKSPSDAKGCDCCVVTGLDNNVQGIADTVTQAPVITASGMTAEEICSEVESRIQ, encoded by the coding sequence ATGGCTAAAAAAATTGGAATTGAACAATCGTTATCAGATGTAGAAGCTGCATTAAAAGAAAAAGGATATGACGTTGTAATGATGAAAAGCCCTTCCGATGCAAAAGGCTGTGACTGCTGTGTAGTAACGGGTCTTGATAATAATGTGCAAGGGATAGCTGATACGGTAACTCAAGCACCTGTCATTACAGCTTCCGGAATGACTGCTGAAGAAATTTGCAGCGAAGTTGAAAGCAGAATTCAGTAA
- the rok gene encoding transcriptional regulator Rok, whose translation MFNEREALRLRLEQLNEAEVKVIREYQIERDKIYAKLRELDRNGSPSEIKKDFRSEKKPDSLPVLAELAAQEIRSYQPQSQQQSVQPQLQSISSLPAGIPDGTTRRRRGTARPGSKAAKLREAAIKTLKRHNAAIKSSELQKEIEKESGLEIPNMTTFMQSLIKMYPEVKKPYRGQYILEGEIESVESAESANE comes from the coding sequence ATGTTTAATGAAAGAGAAGCTTTGCGCTTGCGGTTAGAACAGTTAAATGAAGCTGAAGTGAAAGTCATTCGTGAATATCAAATTGAACGTGATAAAATATACGCAAAATTAAGAGAGCTGGACAGAAATGGAAGCCCTTCCGAGATCAAAAAGGATTTCCGTTCTGAAAAAAAACCAGACTCTCTGCCGGTTCTCGCTGAGCTAGCGGCTCAGGAAATCAGAAGCTATCAGCCGCAATCACAGCAGCAGTCTGTTCAGCCTCAGCTTCAATCTATTTCCTCTCTTCCTGCCGGTATACCAGACGGAACAACGCGAAGAAGAAGAGGAACGGCAAGACCGGGGTCAAAAGCAGCTAAGCTGCGTGAAGCTGCCATTAAAACATTAAAACGCCACAACGCGGCGATTAAGAGCTCCGAGCTTCAAAAGGAGATTGAAAAAGAAAGCGGTCTTGAAATTCCTAATATGACAACGTTTATGCAAAGCTTAATTAAAATGTATCCGGAAGTGAAAAAGCCGTATCGCGGCCAGTACATTTTAGAAGGCGAAATTGAATCTGTAGAATCAGCTGAATCTGCAAATGAATAA